A stretch of the Neofelis nebulosa isolate mNeoNeb1 chromosome 1, mNeoNeb1.pri, whole genome shotgun sequence genome encodes the following:
- the ING1 gene encoding inhibitor of growth protein 1 isoform X3 — protein MSHPGTPEYLHLEILKELDEYYEKFKRETDGVQKRRVLHCIQRALIRSQELGDEKIQIVSQMVELVENRTRQVDSHVELFEAHQEVNDTTGHSGKAGQDKSKSETVTQAEKTNSKRSRRQRNNENRENAANHHDHDDVTSGTPKEKKAKASKKKKRSKAKAEREASPADLPIDPNEPTYCLCNQVSYGEMIGCDNDECPIEWFHFSCVGLNHKPKGKWYCPKCRGENEKTMDKALEKSKKERAYNR, from the exons atgagccacccaggcaccccagaatactTACATTTAG AAATCCTAAAGGAGCTGGATGAGTACTATGAGAAATTTAAACGTGAGACAGACGGTGTCCAGAAGAGGAGAGTGTTACACTGCATTCAGAGAGCCCTGATTCggagccaggagctgggggacgAGAAGATCCAGATCGTGAGTCAGATGGTGGAGCTGGTGGAGAACCGGACCAGGCAGGTGGACAGTCACGTGGAGCTCTTTGAGGCCCACCAGGAGGTCAATGACACCACTGGCCACAGTGGCAAAGCCGGCCAGGATAAGTCCAAGAGCGAGACCGTCACGCAGGCGGAAAAGACCAACAGCAAGAGGTCCCGGCGGCAGCGCAACAACGAGAACCGGGAGAACGCGGCCAATCATCACGACCATGATGATGTCACCTCGGGAACGCCCAAGGAGAAGAAGGCGAAAGCCTCCAAGAAGAAGAAGCGCTCCAAGGCCAAAGCCGAGAGGGAGGCGTCCCCTGCAGACCTTCCCATCGACCCGAACGAGCCCACGTACTGTCTGTGCAATCAGGTCTCCTATGGAGAAATGATCGGCTGCGACAATGACGAGTGCCCCATCGAGTGGTTCCACTTCTCCTGCGTGGGGCTGAATCATAAACCAAAGGGCAAGTGGTACTGTCCCAAGTGTCGAGGGGAGAATGAGAAAACCATGGACAAGGCCCTGGAGAAATCCAAAAAGGAGCGGGCTTACAACAGGTAG
- the ING1 gene encoding inhibitor of growth protein 1 isoform X1: MQRPSWAPLSPSRSALGSSRRHKGKAVRTAQAREPLRLLGAVVRPPNEILKELDEYYEKFKRETDGVQKRRVLHCIQRALIRSQELGDEKIQIVSQMVELVENRTRQVDSHVELFEAHQEVNDTTGHSGKAGQDKSKSETVTQAEKTNSKRSRRQRNNENRENAANHHDHDDVTSGTPKEKKAKASKKKKRSKAKAEREASPADLPIDPNEPTYCLCNQVSYGEMIGCDNDECPIEWFHFSCVGLNHKPKGKWYCPKCRGENEKTMDKALEKSKKERAYNR; the protein is encoded by the exons ATGCAACGCCCCTCTTGGGCCCCTTTGTCTCCAAGCCGCTCGGCACTGGGCTCCAGCCGGCGACACAAAGGGAAGGCGGTGAGGACCGCGCAGGCGCGCGAGCCGCTGAGGTTGCTGGGAGCGGTGGTCCGGCCGCCTAATG AAATCCTAAAGGAGCTGGATGAGTACTATGAGAAATTTAAACGTGAGACAGACGGTGTCCAGAAGAGGAGAGTGTTACACTGCATTCAGAGAGCCCTGATTCggagccaggagctgggggacgAGAAGATCCAGATCGTGAGTCAGATGGTGGAGCTGGTGGAGAACCGGACCAGGCAGGTGGACAGTCACGTGGAGCTCTTTGAGGCCCACCAGGAGGTCAATGACACCACTGGCCACAGTGGCAAAGCCGGCCAGGATAAGTCCAAGAGCGAGACCGTCACGCAGGCGGAAAAGACCAACAGCAAGAGGTCCCGGCGGCAGCGCAACAACGAGAACCGGGAGAACGCGGCCAATCATCACGACCATGATGATGTCACCTCGGGAACGCCCAAGGAGAAGAAGGCGAAAGCCTCCAAGAAGAAGAAGCGCTCCAAGGCCAAAGCCGAGAGGGAGGCGTCCCCTGCAGACCTTCCCATCGACCCGAACGAGCCCACGTACTGTCTGTGCAATCAGGTCTCCTATGGAGAAATGATCGGCTGCGACAATGACGAGTGCCCCATCGAGTGGTTCCACTTCTCCTGCGTGGGGCTGAATCATAAACCAAAGGGCAAGTGGTACTGTCCCAAGTGTCGAGGGGAGAATGAGAAAACCATGGACAAGGCCCTGGAGAAATCCAAAAAGGAGCGGGCTTACAACAGGTAG
- the ING1 gene encoding inhibitor of growth protein 1 isoform X2 — translation MLSPANGEQIHLVNYVEDYLDSIESLPFDLQRNVSLMREIDAKYQEILKELDEYYEKFKRETDGVQKRRVLHCIQRALIRSQELGDEKIQIVSQMVELVENRTRQVDSHVELFEAHQEVNDTTGHSGKAGQDKSKSETVTQAEKTNSKRSRRQRNNENRENAANHHDHDDVTSGTPKEKKAKASKKKKRSKAKAEREASPADLPIDPNEPTYCLCNQVSYGEMIGCDNDECPIEWFHFSCVGLNHKPKGKWYCPKCRGENEKTMDKALEKSKKERAYNR, via the exons ATGTTGAGCCCTGCCAACGGGGAGCAGATCCACCTGGTGAACTATGTGGAGGACTACCTGGACTCCATCGAGTCTCTGCCATTCGACCTGCAGAGAAACGTCTCGCTGATGCGGGAGATCGACGCGAAATACCAAG AAATCCTAAAGGAGCTGGATGAGTACTATGAGAAATTTAAACGTGAGACAGACGGTGTCCAGAAGAGGAGAGTGTTACACTGCATTCAGAGAGCCCTGATTCggagccaggagctgggggacgAGAAGATCCAGATCGTGAGTCAGATGGTGGAGCTGGTGGAGAACCGGACCAGGCAGGTGGACAGTCACGTGGAGCTCTTTGAGGCCCACCAGGAGGTCAATGACACCACTGGCCACAGTGGCAAAGCCGGCCAGGATAAGTCCAAGAGCGAGACCGTCACGCAGGCGGAAAAGACCAACAGCAAGAGGTCCCGGCGGCAGCGCAACAACGAGAACCGGGAGAACGCGGCCAATCATCACGACCATGATGATGTCACCTCGGGAACGCCCAAGGAGAAGAAGGCGAAAGCCTCCAAGAAGAAGAAGCGCTCCAAGGCCAAAGCCGAGAGGGAGGCGTCCCCTGCAGACCTTCCCATCGACCCGAACGAGCCCACGTACTGTCTGTGCAATCAGGTCTCCTATGGAGAAATGATCGGCTGCGACAATGACGAGTGCCCCATCGAGTGGTTCCACTTCTCCTGCGTGGGGCTGAATCATAAACCAAAGGGCAAGTGGTACTGTCCCAAGTGTCGAGGGGAGAATGAGAAAACCATGGACAAGGCCCTGGAGAAATCCAAAAAGGAGCGGGCTTACAACAGGTAG